The following are encoded in a window of Rhizobium sp. WYJ-E13 genomic DNA:
- a CDS encoding 3-hydroxybutyryl-CoA dehydrogenase, translating into MSAVLKNIGIIGAGQMGCGIAHVSAAAGYKVHIYDLSQDRIESGLATINGNFARQVTNGKMTDEERSAALSRITGSADVNDLAPSDLVIEAATEDESVKRKIYTQVCPVLKPEAILATNTSSLSITRLAAATDRPERFMGIHFMNPVPVMKLVELVRGIATEETTFSAAREFVASLEKTVTVAEDFPAFIVNRILLPMINEAIYTLYEGVGTVDAIDTAMKLGANHPMGPLQLADFIGLDTCLSIMQVLHDGLADSKYRPCPLLVKYVEAGWLGRKSGRGFYDYRGETPVPTR; encoded by the coding sequence ATGAGTGCGGTGTTGAAGAATATTGGTATCATCGGTGCGGGTCAGATGGGCTGCGGCATCGCGCATGTTTCGGCCGCCGCAGGATACAAGGTTCACATCTACGATCTCTCTCAGGACCGCATTGAATCCGGCCTTGCCACCATCAACGGCAATTTTGCGCGCCAGGTGACGAATGGAAAGATGACCGATGAAGAGCGCAGTGCAGCGCTTTCGCGCATCACCGGCTCCGCGGATGTCAACGACCTCGCCCCCTCCGATCTCGTCATCGAAGCGGCGACCGAGGATGAAAGCGTCAAGCGCAAGATCTACACGCAGGTCTGTCCGGTGCTGAAGCCGGAAGCGATCCTTGCCACCAACACATCTTCACTGTCGATCACCCGGCTCGCGGCGGCGACCGATCGCCCCGAGCGCTTCATGGGCATCCATTTCATGAACCCGGTGCCGGTCATGAAGCTGGTGGAACTGGTGCGCGGCATTGCAACGGAAGAGACGACCTTTTCCGCCGCCCGGGAATTCGTCGCGTCGCTGGAAAAGACCGTCACGGTCGCCGAGGATTTCCCGGCCTTTATCGTCAATCGTATCCTGCTGCCGATGATCAATGAAGCGATCTATACGCTTTACGAGGGCGTCGGCACTGTCGATGCTATCGATACCGCCATGAAGCTCGGGGCCAACCATCCGATGGGTCCGCTGCAGCTTGCCGATTTCATCGGCCTCGATACCTGCCTGTCGATCATGCAGGTCTTGCATGACGGCCTCGCCGACAGCAAGTATCGTCCCTGCCCGCTGCTGGTGAAGTATGTCGAGGCTGGCTGGCTCGGCCGCAAGTCCGGCCGCGGCTTCTACGATTATCGTGGCGAAACACCGGTTCCAACCCGCTGA
- a CDS encoding TlpA disulfide reductase family protein, with translation MTTKKPFGLPSVKLIAIAAVAGVVAGAAAVYVKETGIGNGIGDTASAECPLTKERAANLTSLMKGQVAAMVAANQPKKLETVAFNGPDGKPMTLDHFAGKTVLLNLWATWCVPCREEMPALNALEKEMGSDKFQVVPINIDTGDDEKPKAFLSEIGVEALQLYRDNTIGVFNSLKKEGLAFGLPVTLLLDDKGCLISAMNGPAAWDSEDAKALIKGAVGS, from the coding sequence ATGACGACGAAAAAACCCTTCGGCCTGCCGTCCGTGAAACTGATCGCAATCGCCGCCGTTGCAGGCGTTGTTGCCGGTGCGGCAGCGGTATACGTGAAGGAGACGGGCATTGGCAATGGTATCGGTGATACGGCTTCGGCCGAATGCCCGCTGACGAAAGAGCGCGCCGCCAACCTGACGTCGCTCATGAAGGGTCAGGTCGCCGCGATGGTCGCTGCCAACCAGCCGAAGAAGCTTGAGACCGTCGCCTTCAACGGTCCCGACGGCAAGCCGATGACGCTCGATCATTTCGCCGGCAAGACGGTGCTTCTCAATCTTTGGGCTACATGGTGCGTGCCCTGCCGCGAGGAGATGCCGGCGCTGAATGCGCTGGAAAAGGAGATGGGCAGTGACAAGTTCCAGGTCGTGCCTATCAATATCGATACTGGCGACGATGAGAAGCCGAAGGCATTTCTCAGCGAAATAGGTGTGGAAGCCCTGCAGCTCTACCGTGACAATACGATCGGCGTCTTCAATAGCCTGAAAAAAGAAGGGCTTGCCTTCGGTCTTCCGGTCACGCTGCTGCTCGATGACAAGGGTTGCCTGATCTCGGCTATGAACGGCCCAGCTGCCTGGGACAGCGAGGACGCCAAGGCGCTGATCAAGGGTGCCGTAGGGTCGTAA
- the argH gene encoding argininosuccinate lyase: MAEDNTDTKSSNQMWGGRFASGPDAIMEEINASIGFDKKLFAQDIRGSIAHATMLAHQGIISSDDKDKIVHGLNTILSEIESGNFEFSRQLEDIHMNVEARLATLIGPAAGRLHTARSRNDQVALDFRLWVKEELQKTEAMLTNLIAAFLDRAEEHADSVMPGFTHLQTAQPVTFGHHCMAYVEMFGRDRSRVRHAIEHLDESPIGAAALAGTGYPIDRHMTAKTLGFREPTRNSIDTVSDRDFAIEFLAIAAICAVHLSRLAEEIVIWSTPQFGFVRLSDAFSTGSSIMPQKKNPDAAELVRAKTGRINGSLIALLTIMKGLPLAYSKDMQEDKEQVFDAAESLELAIAAMAGMVRDMTINTIRMKAAAGSGYSTATDLADWLVREAGLPFRDAHHVTGRAVALAESKSCALSELPLADLQAINHAITDKVYDVLTVEASVASRKSFGGTAPSEVRKQIAYWRDRN; encoded by the coding sequence ATGGCCGAGGACAACACGGACACCAAATCCTCCAACCAGATGTGGGGCGGACGTTTCGCCTCCGGCCCCGATGCGATCATGGAGGAGATAAATGCCTCGATCGGTTTCGACAAGAAGCTGTTTGCCCAGGATATCCGCGGATCGATCGCCCACGCCACGATGCTCGCCCATCAGGGCATCATTTCATCAGACGATAAGGACAAGATCGTTCACGGGCTAAACACGATCCTGTCAGAGATCGAAAGCGGCAATTTCGAATTCTCCCGCCAACTCGAAGACATTCACATGAACGTCGAGGCCCGGCTTGCGACCCTCATCGGCCCGGCCGCCGGCCGCCTGCACACGGCCCGCTCGCGCAACGACCAGGTGGCGCTCGATTTCCGTCTCTGGGTGAAGGAAGAACTGCAGAAGACGGAGGCTATGCTGACGAACCTGATCGCAGCCTTCCTCGATCGTGCCGAGGAACATGCAGACAGCGTCATGCCCGGCTTCACCCATCTCCAGACCGCTCAGCCGGTCACCTTCGGCCATCACTGCATGGCCTATGTGGAAATGTTCGGCCGTGATCGTTCACGCGTGCGCCATGCGATTGAACACCTCGATGAAAGTCCGATCGGCGCGGCAGCGCTTGCCGGCACTGGCTATCCGATCGACCGCCACATGACGGCCAAGACTCTCGGCTTCCGCGAGCCGACCCGCAACTCGATCGACACTGTCTCCGATCGTGACTTCGCCATCGAATTCCTCGCGATTGCCGCGATCTGCGCCGTGCATCTCTCGCGCCTCGCCGAAGAGATCGTCATCTGGTCGACGCCGCAATTCGGTTTCGTGCGCCTCTCCGACGCCTTCTCGACCGGTTCCTCCATCATGCCGCAGAAGAAAAACCCGGATGCGGCCGAGCTCGTGCGCGCCAAGACCGGCCGCATCAACGGTTCGCTGATCGCCCTGCTGACGATCATGAAGGGCCTGCCGCTCGCCTATTCCAAGGACATGCAGGAAGACAAGGAACAGGTCTTCGACGCCGCCGAAAGCCTGGAACTGGCGATTGCCGCCATGGCCGGCATGGTGCGTGACATGACGATCAACACGATCAGAATGAAGGCGGCAGCCGGCTCCGGTTACTCGACGGCGACCGACCTCGCCGACTGGCTGGTGCGCGAGGCAGGCCTTCCGTTCCGCGACGCCCATCATGTCACCGGCCGCGCCGTGGCGCTCGCCGAAAGCAAGAGCTGCGCTCTCTCGGAACTTCCGCTCGCCGATCTGCAGGCAATCAATCACGCCATCACCGACAAGGTCTATGACGTTCTGACGGTCGAAGCTTCGGTCGCCAGCCGCAAGAGCTTCGGCGGCACAGCACCTTCGGAAGTCAGGAAGCAGATCGCCTATTGGCGCGACCGCAACTGA
- a CDS encoding lipoprotein: MQTSLPHFIRLTVVLTVIGLAVAGCGRKGDLDPPSANATKGGDISKPTKQPGSVDKPFILDPLL, encoded by the coding sequence ATGCAGACGAGCTTGCCGCATTTCATCCGCCTCACGGTGGTTCTTACCGTCATCGGCCTTGCCGTTGCCGGATGCGGCCGCAAGGGCGACCTCGATCCGCCGAGCGCCAATGCAACGAAGGGCGGCGATATCTCCAAGCCGACGAAACAACCAGGCTCCGTCGACAAGCCCTTTATTCTCGATCCCCTTCTCTAA
- the lysA gene encoding diaminopimelate decarboxylase — MNHFEYRDGILHAENVSVPEIAKAVGTPFYVYSTATLERHYRVFTEAFGDVDSMVCYAMKANSNQAVLKTLGRLGAGIDVVSEGELRRALAAGIPADRIMFSGVGKTPNEMDYALEAGIYCFNVESEPELEVLNQRATRAGKKAPVSFRINPDVDARTHAKISTGKKENKFGISWERARTIYARAASLPGIEVTGIDMHIGSQITELRPFDDAFKLLHDLVNTLRADGHDIHHVDIGGGLGIPYKDDNNPPPLPDAYASVVKNQLRALNCKIVTEPGRLIVGNAGILVTEVIYVKDGGEKTFVIVDGAMNDLIRPTLYEAYHEIKPVVISAANAPRIRADVVGPVCETGDYLALDREMATPKPGDLLAVGTAGAYGAVQAGTYNSRLLVPEVLVKGDEFHVIRPRRTYSELIGLDSVPAWLD; from the coding sequence GTGAACCATTTCGAGTATCGCGACGGCATTCTCCACGCCGAGAACGTTTCCGTTCCTGAGATCGCCAAGGCGGTCGGCACGCCTTTCTACGTCTATTCAACGGCAACGCTCGAGCGCCATTACCGGGTCTTCACTGAGGCCTTCGGCGATGTCGATTCCATGGTCTGTTATGCGATGAAGGCCAATTCGAACCAGGCCGTGCTGAAAACGCTCGGCCGGCTCGGCGCCGGTATCGACGTCGTGTCCGAAGGCGAATTGCGCCGCGCACTGGCCGCCGGCATTCCCGCCGACCGCATCATGTTCTCCGGCGTCGGCAAGACACCGAACGAGATGGATTACGCACTCGAAGCCGGCATCTACTGCTTCAATGTCGAATCCGAACCGGAACTCGAAGTCCTCAACCAGCGTGCCACGCGTGCCGGCAAGAAAGCCCCTGTTTCCTTCCGCATCAATCCCGATGTCGATGCCCGTACCCATGCCAAGATTTCGACCGGCAAGAAGGAAAACAAGTTCGGCATATCCTGGGAGCGCGCCCGGACGATCTATGCCCGCGCCGCCAGCCTGCCCGGCATCGAAGTGACCGGCATCGACATGCATATCGGCAGCCAGATCACCGAGCTGCGGCCCTTCGACGATGCCTTCAAGCTGCTGCATGATCTGGTCAACACGCTGCGTGCCGATGGTCATGACATCCACCATGTCGATATCGGCGGCGGTCTCGGCATTCCCTACAAGGACGACAACAATCCGCCTCCCCTGCCGGACGCCTATGCCTCTGTTGTCAAGAACCAGCTTCGCGCCCTGAACTGCAAGATCGTTACCGAGCCCGGCCGTCTGATCGTCGGCAATGCCGGCATCCTCGTCACTGAAGTCATCTATGTGAAGGACGGCGGCGAAAAGACCTTCGTGATCGTCGATGGCGCGATGAACGACCTCATCCGCCCGACCCTCTACGAGGCTTATCACGAGATCAAGCCGGTGGTGATTTCGGCTGCCAACGCTCCGCGCATCCGTGCCGATGTCGTCGGCCCCGTCTGCGAAACTGGCGACTACCTCGCGCTCGACCGCGAGATGGCGACCCCGAAACCGGGCGACCTCTTGGCCGTCGGCACGGCTGGCGCCTATGGCGCGGTCCAGGCCGGCACCTATAACAGCCGCCTCCTCGTGCCTGAAGTGCTGGTCAAGGGCGACGAATTCCATGTGATTCGCCCGCGCCGCACCTATTCGGAACTGATCGGTCTCGATTCCGTTCCGGCCTGGCTGGACTAA